Genomic segment of Zingiber officinale cultivar Zhangliang chromosome 11B, Zo_v1.1, whole genome shotgun sequence:
CAAATGTTtgtttgttgttattgttgttgtatgaTGGTGCAGGTCGTGGAAAACTGGTGTGCCCTATTTGTCTTGGCACGGGTTTACCCAACAACAAGGGGCTTCTTCGAAGACCTGAAGCGCGAAAATTGTTGGAAAAGATGTACAATGGCAGGCTGTTGCCGACCTCCTAAGTAGTCTCGCAATTATGTTTAAATTTGCAGGTACTCACCTTCTGCAGTCAGACAAAATGCTGATAACTTGATGCTCGCTATGGTCTATATCAAGTGCACTCAGAGCAGTAATTTGTCGAGCTTTGATGGAGCTTATGAGTATAAGTGATGAATGTTTCCTACTTCAACCATCATGGTAACGAGAGTAAAAGAACACATAGGATTGTTGCTTCTATCTGTTATGGCACTTatgttaatttagaaaattttccatTAATTGTATATACAATGCTTCGATAATAAAATAGTTTGTGAGAGGCATTTCTTGTTAGCCAACTTCAAGTAGGTGAATTGGCATACTTGTTGGAAGAAACTTTTCTTATACTGGCGAGGATATTTAAGAGTTTGATTTCCTTCGGCTGTCAGATTAATGCTTTGTCATTTTAATTTCAATTATCTCTCAAAAAATAGGTTAAAATTGCGTACATTGGATCTTTCCCCAGGATCCCTCATGATGGGAGTTTTTTCGTGCATTGGGCTGTCCTttgttttttattcttttaaaattaatgctCTCACCTGCTATCAACAACCTAAATCAATGAAAATTTCACAAGTTATTCAGAGGGGGAAAACAAAACTGATAATAACAGAAATCACACTCATGTCCATCGATTCGCATGCTTCTTTATCGAGAGTAACAGGTACAATAAGTAATCACCATCAGTGATTGGTAGGGGGAAGGAAGAGGAAGCATGAGGACGTCTAATGCTCGCCTTCCGGAAGACTTGTGCGAACACTGTGTTCAGGCTTATGGGTGCTTTCGAAATCAGCATGCACGAAGGCTCGCTCAACCTCTGGGACTTTCTCAATTTTCTCCTGCAATGATTCTCCTATAGAGTGCACCTCGCTTAGTGGCAGTTCTCCAGGTAGCTCAATGTCAACCTTCATCAATGCCACCCAGAAGAAATCAGTAAATACTTTAACTGGATGCTACAGCTCCTCATATAGAGctacaaaaaaaaatagagataccAACCTCGACGAAGTACAGAGAACCAAAGGTATACGCACGAACTGTATCGACATGCTTAATACGACGATCATGCCTCGACACGAGATATGTCAATTTCTGTAACATTTCAGGTGAAGCCGACTGACCAACTAAGGAAGCTGTAATGATGGTTGAACTCAAATCAGCATTTGCAAAAATATGCAAATACAAGTGTCAGGCTAATTATATGTTTCTCGGTACATAGAAAAGGTCTGTGAAAATCACACATTGTCATTGTACTAATGAAAATAAGGGTTAGTGATAGAACCTGCGTTCTCCCACACAGTGGCTGACCAGTTAATCACTGTATAAACAGCCAGCATAATGGCACCAACGGGATCGATCCACCAGTACAATTTATCACCGAGAACGGCAGCAACAAGACCCACGACATTGGTCACAACATCAAAGTAATGGTCCTGGACATCATGGGCGTAGAAGAAGTTAATAATTGGCAATTAATCGATAGGTAGTGTGAGAACTCACCTTAGCATAGGCCCTGACAATCTCATTGCCAGAGCTTCTGCAGTAAAACCAAAGGACAAGTTTAACTGCAGTGGCACTTAACATGATCGAATACAACCAGATGAGTTGCGCTGAGGACATTTTCTCTGGAGGCTGATCAGCTACCAGCTGTTCAAGTGCCTGAATTAATACTTGAAAGCctgaaagaaaaag
This window contains:
- the LOC122033610 gene encoding metal tolerance protein 4-like; this translates as MEGEVGEAREPLAAAQPLLRRYSVNSLRTEFVARLPAKLRDQIDPESIADVDLSRVKGLRRGEREYYERQFATLRSFEEVDSLGSAFGTVDFQDDLDAKNEFAMKISNFANIVLLVFKIYATVRTGSMAIAASTLDSLLDFMAGGILWFAHLSMKNVNIYKYPIGKLRVQPVGIIVFAAIMATLGFQVLIQALEQLVADQPPEKMSSAQLIWLYSIMLSATAVKLVLWFYCRSSGNEIVRAYAKDHYFDVVTNVVGLVAAVLGDKLYWWIDPVGAIMLAVYTVINWSATVWENAASLVGQSASPEMLQKLTYLVSRHDRRIKHVDTVRAYTFGSLYFVEVDIELPGELPLSEVHSIGESLQEKIEKVPEVERAFVHADFESTHKPEHSVRTSLPEGEH